A window of Ranitomeya variabilis isolate aRanVar5 chromosome 2, aRanVar5.hap1, whole genome shotgun sequence contains these coding sequences:
- the LOC143805112 gene encoding LIM domain transcription factor LMO4-A — protein MVNNRTSEATTTAVSSNGSPPKACAGCGGKIADRFLLYSMERYWHTRCLKCSCCQAQLGEIGTSCYTKSGMILCRNDYIRLFGSSGACSACGQSIPASEMVMRAQGSVYHLKCFTCATCRNRLVPGDRFHYVNGTIFCEHDRPSGLLNGHLNPLQNNPLQSGPMLPDQKVC, from the exons ATGGTGAACAACCGGACGTCCGAAGCAACCACCACGGCGGTCAGCAGCAACGGCTCCCCCCCTAAAGCCTGCGCAGGCTGCGGGGGAAAGATCGCAGACCGCTTCCTCCTGTACTCCATGGAGCGGTACTGGCACACCCGCTGCCTCAAGTGCTCCTGCTGCCAGGCTCAGCTGGGCGAGATTGGCACCTCGTGTTACACAAAGAGCGGCATGATCCTGTGCCGGAACGACTACATTCG GTTATTTGGGAGCAGTGGGGCGTGCAGCGCGTGCGGACAGTCCATCCCAGCCAGCGAGATGGTGATGAGGGCACAGGGCAGCGTGTATCACCTGAAG tgcTTCACATGTGCCACGTGTAGGAACAGACTGGTACCAGGAGACAGGTTCCACTATGTCAATGGCACCATCTTCTGCGAACATGACCGGCCCTCTGGGCTCCTTAACGGACACTTAAATCCTCTGCAAAATAACCCTCTTCAGAGTGGTCCCATGCTACCCGACCAGAAA GTTTGTTAG